The genome window CAGTACGGGGTAAAATAATTTGTTTCTCACCAAGGTTCAcctgtttattttgtttttactttttgtGAGAGTTGTGCATAAGTACACAAAactgttgttgttattattattattaatttccctCTCCACCTTGTCAAGCTTCATCAGGGCTTTGAAACGTGCCAGGATATGTACGTCAGCCCATCACATTGCTTAAATCTATGCCGCAGGACTGCCTCATTGTCATTCTACTGAGTCTAATCAATTTCACTGGAGCTTCAAATTCAGATAACATTTTATGCAGTACCGATCATTTCATATTGTCGTATGCCTATTTGAAGTCAACGAAAATTTCATGGACATAAACGTTATATTCCCAGCGCTTAATACCAGTGTCTGCCTTACTGAGAATACCTGATCAACTGTTTCTTTTCTACTTTGTAATCCTCCTACTCGCCTGGTactggctggagcgagattcgagtcccaggcgtaacatagccattctaactgacagccaagcggccatcaaggccttgtactcagcgtcGCCATCTTCCAGTGCAGAGGCAgtgcagtgcagagacgcgctgaaccgtctggactgaatacagtcagtgttccgctgcggctgtcgggggccgagtctactcgcactacctaacaACCGTGGGTCTAAGATGGTGAAAGCTTAcgacctgtgccaagtcaagaagagtttgacccgcttataacatagcctgatcacgagagctcctgtgccagacgcgtgcaaatgcattcaagcttacactggcccataagggacaatgccgctaggctcggcataccctacaattcgcattgccgaatctgcggagaaggaagggaaaccctcatgcactttatcTGCGaatgcccagctctagctagagtcaggctgcagatactgggtaaaccattctttggggacctcagagagatttctagctgctgtgtgggagagctgctttctttcgtgaatgctacaggctggctcgGAAGATCCGAGTCGGCTGGATTCTGCCTCCCTGTTTCCATAACAAcagccacggtcttaggagtttgtagcatcaaaacggcacaccgcagcgctaattgggctcctcggagcggccactgatacctacctaccctaccccctgGTActcatcaaaaatatttttgagaattgtCGACTATCCCTGACAGTACTTAATACCATGTACACAACAATGAGATCCCATTACATTTCTCATAGCAGAGTTTGtcactttttttcaaatagGATAAATAAGCCTTTTGCATCGCGCGTCGCAATTTCGTCAGACCAAATAGTGTTTATGGGCTCAAAAAGTTTGACCGCCATCCTCATACTCCTTCACTTTAGAAACTCCGCAAGTATTTCAGACACACCTGGTGCTTTGTTGTTGCTGagcattttttttatatgtttATCTTCTGCGGATATATGTGGGTGGTATGACAGAAGTTTGTACGGCCTCTGCTCCTTCGATGTGTGGAGGTTGGTTTGTGGCAATGAATAGTTCCTGAAAATTTTGGGCCCATTGATTTTTTGAGCTTCTCCATCTCTGACAAGGCTCCCAGCTGCACCTCTGCAAAATAGCGTAGGCGGATCTTAAATTATACCTATCCAAGTTAACGATAACGATAACGATTCTGCATATCTTGTCATTTATattctttcacttttttctgTTTGTAGATTTTGTCGGCGTTACGTCTCAATTCCACATATTTGTCTTATTTAGTGGATCCGAGATAGTAGCCAGCGTCACAATTTGCCCCCTGGTATGAGCGTACGGCAAGGATTGTAGATGCACTTCATTTCTTAATGAGGACGTAATCAATCTGGTTGAACttagtcccatctggagaggtttACGTTCATAGTTTTTTTTCTGTTGCCATTGTCGTCGTTATATTTCCGATCCGATCTTAGACTCAACTTCAAGTTCCATGACAACAGTATGCCGGAGCTAAATTGCAGCACGTTCACCACCACAAAAACGCCCAGAGTTCCTgacgttcatcgattcgctcaTTACAGAATTCAACCATCAATCGTTGTCGAAAGCAAAAGGTCGTAGCCGAAAGGCAAGTTCGAAGTAGCTGATTCCGAATCATAAAGGAACTGTCCCGAAACATCAGCAACGTGTCGATAAGGGCTGGCCTCACGGCTACGATCCTTGGCTAACGAAAACAGGCTATGGTTGGTTTTTAGAATGTTTGTACGCTTCTCGCGAATGGTATTGACGGTCcctagaatgctcgctttcttcgaCTCGACTTCGCTGGGACAAATGATGGATAAGTACGGTTTTGGCGACTTCTGCAGCATCTACCGCCTCgacattggtggcatattgttcgagcactCTCCTGAGATTATCGATGAGCACTGAGCTGCCATAAAAAGTGATCTTTTCTTGGGTGTTATGCAGGTCGGTGGCCGCGGATTATTCTCGAACAGTGCGCGAAGTTTAAATCTTGACTTTATAtagtcttcatcgatttcgaaaaggctTTCAACAGGATGAACGGGGAGTGTGTCTGGCGACTTTTTGGGGCAGAACGTCACgagctgcatcgaggtaaaatcttagagaaatttgaggtcgacAGCGAAGTCCGCCAGTGTTGTATCCTGTCAGGGATGCTATTACTTTTTGTTGTTAGCAAAGTCCTGTACGCTGTCTTTTTCGGAGGGCATAGAGGAGCTCAACAGATTATGACAACAGTCAAATGggttatcgcactctccctatttgaATTATTGGGcggaacatcgaaggcgttaaTCAATTTATCAAACTAGGAGGCGATGTCTGTGGACTGTGGCACTGAACGggatgttgcccgacacattaacagcgccaGATCCTCTTCGTTGctaatctaaaatctggaaatgcagaccACCATGATCAATTTGAGACTCTTTCGTGCTAGTggtttttctgtgttgctatatgggagtagcacatggaaattgACTGTTACTCGAAGGCTATAGTCCTTCGTGCACACCTGTTTTCGACGCATCAGCGGAGTTTGCTGACCTGGTATTATTTCCAATGAAAAGCTTGCTCTGCATGGAAGTAGCAGTGAAGAGgtcatacattcaaaaggggttGCAGTGGGACTCACTCTCCCCAGATGATTAACGAGTGGGTAACcctaagggcacttggcgcagaagagTAGAAGAAGAGTACGGACATCTCGGAAAGTTCTAAGGTCCTGGCGGCGGGGGAGCTAGAGCGCATTTCAGCCAAAGGTGAACGATCGCGGGTAGGTGCAGTTGATGTGCTATACCCTACCATGGGCTAATTGACTACTTTATaaaaatgtatatatttatatatatacccCATATCTTTTAGTAGCCTGGGAATGCTTTGGGTAAATTCTAAATCGCGCAGCTCACAGGGGAGTCGCTAAGCTACATCAACATAGTATCGACCGAGGAAAAGGGAAAAATTAGTTCTTGAAGCATGTTATTtgcgaaaataacaaaaataaatatgtttAGCGATTTTTGGCTAAACATAAATGTTTTCATCTTTCGCTTATGGTCAAACTTCACACCTTACATCTCACACGTTTCCTAATCTATGAACGCAATGTTTTCACGAACTAAGTCTGACCTGAGACttttattctatttattttcCACTATAATTCGGAATAATTGTCGCTTCTTGCTGTTATCGTACCATGAAGCCGAAATAGCCTCGACTTTCAAACTAACCAGATAGTAGTCTATTCAAAGTCCACACGCAAAATTATTGCTCCCCCGCTGCCAGCCATTCAGCGATTTTGTTTACAAACTCTAGCACTCACTCCTCTGGTCTGCGTTCATCATAACTGAGTTCTGCCTCGCGTTTATCTAATCTTTCAAGTAGAAGTGAGCGGTAGCCCAAGATTAGATGCATTTTTCCAAGCTAGCTTAGCCAGCGACTCGCTATATCAATCTATCGAATTTGCGCATTCGTATACCGGTTGGCTAGCAAAATGGGGAGTGTCTGTCATGTGATTATTGTTTTGGTAGTGTTGCAAGTTTGTGCGGCTGCTGGTGATACTAGACTTTTAGTGAACACTTCGAATGGAATTGTGCGCGGTTCCATCTTGAGAACGCGAGAAGATGTCGACATACTTGCTTTCCATGGTGTAAGATATGCGGAGCCCCCAATAGGAGAGAATCGCTTCAAGGCTCCGAAACCGGTTAAGCCATGGAAAGGAATCTATAATGCAACCCAGCCAAATGTTGCTTGCCACCAGCCTAATCCCCATCCATCATATATCCTTTCTGAAGATTGCCTACTTCTCGATATTTACACGAAAGATCTGAAAGGCCTGCAACCGGTAATTGTGTTTATACATGGAGGAGGCTTTGCCATGGGAGCAAAGTCGGACGTTAGACCGGAATATCTGCTAGAACAGGATGTGGTGTTAGTGTCTATCAACTATCGATTGCATGCGTTAGGATTTCTGTCAACGGGATCTAAAGAAGCGCCTGGGAACTATGGTTTCAAAGATCAAGTATTGGCACTCAAATGGGTCCGGGACAACATCCAGGCTTTCGGGGGAGATCCGAATCTCGTCACTCTAAATGGCCATAGTGCCGGCAGTTTCAGTGTAAGTCTGCATCTGGTGTCACCAATGTCAAAGGGGCTGTTCCATCGCGCGATTCTGATGAGCGGTTCGTCGATGTCGCACCAGAAATCAGTAACCCGGGAAAATTCGAAGCAAATTCTAGAGTTAACACAATGTGATAACAACAACGTGACTTTGGCCATTGAATGCTTACGGAAACTGCCCGTTGAAGAAATCtccaaaaatgcaataattCCCAACGATTGCATTGGTATGAAGCTGTGGGATTATGATATTGAGCCAGCGGAATCAAATGACAGTTTTCTGATTGAAGATCCGACGATAAGCTTACTTACTGGACATCTAATGGATATTCCAATTTTAGCCGGCATCTCAGCGGATGAATTTTCGTATTTAGCATATGgtaatttaaatgaaataattttgattttttagccgCATGCACTTAGCACTGTAGATGTCCAGATTTCATGTACTTAACACTTTCTGTTCACCAGAACACGGGGACAGTGGATTTCTGAAcgtattattaccttttcttttCACTTACTATCCATGACATAATTGGCTTAAACCTCTAAAATTTCTTGGTATGAAAGACCATCCTACGAATAGCTGGAACCACCAGTAGTGACACTTTTCGACATTGTATTGTACCGAACTTTAGATCTAGCATTAACTATCCGAAATCCAGCTACAGTTTCCTTGCCCCTATGTCATCTTAACTTCGCTGAAAGGACGATATTAAATAATATGTCAAAGGGGTTTACCAAAGCCGAATTTGCAGGCTATTATTTCCAGAGCTAAGTCTGAATATGATGTATAATATTAAAGAGaaactggaaaatataaaaacGGGGATTTTCGCCTGGTTTTTAATCAGAAATTGTCACTgaatatgtatttatatactCATTAATATTCACTAAATAATTATATGTGCTGATTCAATGTCATAAGCGAGAACTACTCGAAACAGTCATGTAATTGTTATAATGAATCATGCAAAGAGAAATATggaaagtattaggttgttgcacatgaaatggccgatttggtactaaaatttggaaCGAGTGTAAaggttacaaaaatttatttaattaatcaaaataggcgccagtcgattcaaaacacttccccCAGCGAGATACTATagtatgtatgccagtttcataGAAGTCGAATTGTCGGGTGTTGTTAAACTCATCGAAGGCgattcattcctaaattgtttttccgccaaaaaatgatacaaatgcttaaaaagtggtagtcggttggtgaaaggcccggtgaatatggtagatgagacagagtctcatactgcaattcgttcaacttttgaaccgttgttctggatacatgaggtcgtgcattgtcgtgaaggagtatcgcaccatctctgttgacaaatctcggccgttgaatactcaatttttggtgcatttcctcgaattgggcacagtatttctgcgcatttatcgtttctctaggtgtcaaaaaagaatagggaataactccagctgtagaccaccaaacagtcaccattaccctCTCCGGATGGAGGCTccgtttcggcatatgcttcggtggctcatcagtatctagccattgtgctgatcggcgacgattgtcgtataatatccacttttcatcacatgtcactattctgtgcaaaaagagatcgcttctgttgcgggagaggaAAGAACTGTAAATTTCTATTCGaaacgccatgttttgctccgtaagggcatgcagaacccatttgtcgagtttttcacctttccaagttgttgcaagtgccgggaaactatcgaatagtgtacgcccagtttctctgcaatgtctctcacagactgacgtgtgtcggattcaactagcaaacgcagctcgtcgttgtcaatcgatggccctggatgtccacgtggctcactttgaaggttttcgTCGCCTGAcgtgaatttttcgaaccaccgccgtgtggttcgttcggttaccgtatcagctaCAAATGCGTTGTTAACGTTCCTGGTcgtctccgctgctttatgaccgagttcgaactcatacagaaaaagtatacgttcttagcTCTTTTgcatcctttttttctttttattcactgttatcagaACGAtagtcaaaaatgaaatgactccttgattaaatgtaggagtatctatagttcattatccgacaccatcaacaccaactggtggtgggttgatacagcaaaatcttcaaaaacttcacttgattgccaaatcggccatttcatgtgcaacaacttaATAGTtagtgaaaaaatatatatggttgcgagttatattacGATAGGGGCTACCCTACTTTTCCTCATGtgatactttttaaggttttctttgcaaaacaaaaccatattaaaatcgttcaatgtctatctgtctgtcttttttttgttgactgggagaaatccatcatggatacgcaactggaatctaggacacgcacgGCGGACTCCTATCGACTAAAACCTCTCATACTTTCGACACACTCCCCGCAggaccaccgttctggtattgcttcgtgGGGCTGTTCGGTTCtcagctgttcactctaaatgcGCTGCTACCACTTTGTGTGGCGCTAATTGCAATAGCATCCTTTCTATGCCTCTGCTGCTCTCTGCTTCTTTTGTCTGCTGGTGGATACATTTTACCATTGTAACGACCGCATCCTATGCTGCATTTggttgcaccatgtacctttcCACCATTAAACAGGTATTTCGCTTTGTTTCCAGCTTTATCCTTGACTTTCTAAATCAGCAGGTGAAGAAAACGTGTTTTGCATCTTCGGCTACACCTTGACACGTAGCCCAATCAGGCGCTTagtcgatatgcagcttgaagctgtctgcgattacCTGCGATTTGTATCGCCGGCGCTCACACTAGTGCACTAGTGTTGCATATAAAAGGACAGGGCTGACGAATCAcgataaaagtaatcgtcgGGTGTGTTTAGGGCCGCCTATATTTTGAAGCATCCCCGCCAGTGTTGAACTGATAGTCGGCGGTTTCtcagtaagctttaagtggggttCAAAGCCCAGCTTGGTATGCAATGTTACTCCCAGCGATGGCTGATAGGTAACAACATGCgctccgatgcaaatttcaccaCTTTTCTGTTTCTGCCGCTTTGTAAGGAGCACCAACTCCATCTTGTACTCGGTAAGCCTCAACCCGAAATCTTTAAGCCAAAATTGGATCTTATAACCACTCCAATCCAATCACTCCAATCCGACGACAATGGCTTGCTTAGCTACTGGGAGCCATAAGACGCCATCATATAttggttagttagtttagtttactggggggagccgcacctccgagcactcaggccattgttaggcccattgtactatccctgtaagtcgcctattcaatggcttcccgccttcGGTGTACGCAagttttagcgaatctgagcacattctccagaggcagagggtgtgcagattcttcattgaagaaaaccttgccaaggtgtcttcgtctgagatctgaagaggccgggcagctgcatacaaagtacagggccgtctcctcctcctcctcccattggctgcacatagtcgaaaccactaccccaatcttttccacatggtagtttaaggaggagtgtcccgttaaaatccCTACtatggttttcatgtcccacttcttaagggacaacaaaaatgtcgttctagtggccctaggctgtttcacaaggattttcgcttaccGGCAAGagtaaatccttgcaatttcagcctttagagtagacttgacagtagatggtcggattccaagagctggttctgaccccaccattgcgagccagtctgtcagtctcctcattaccagcgatgttagagtgccccggcgtccacatcaggaatgtttcgttcagtcggccaagttccagctgcacctgatgacaactccacattaactggcttgatatctcgttgctatttagtgctggtaatgccgcccgactgtcggaacagattcaaatggtgcgacccctccatttttgtggcATATAAACGGCATACAAAAgattcgtggccatttatcgatcattcttctcttttggtatgtcttttcaaagacgaatctggaaaccatatgatcggtcggccaaggaatttccagatagacgcatgaccgtgtgattggctgcctttccacgccccaatggtatcgagcctatatgcgtcattgactgctttccgtttcacctccaagtgaatgggggataaatttaggatagtttcaagtgccgcagttggcgtagtactcattgctccagtaatacttaggcaaccaagtctctgaatctgcgttagcagcttcctgctgttagcaaagttcagtctggGCCACCAGACTATGCATGCAGATTTGCATGCAAGCGATCACATActggtcgtccgcaaatgcttgcgcgaagactttttgtcctccaagAGCCACAGCAGGATATCCATTACCaaaagccataacagtggagagagaacccctccctgtggacagccctAGAATattctgcttcaatagacttctggccgaccaatatgtggatttttctccactctaacatgtggaggatccaactgatcagcagcggatcgattccatgctgtcttgctgcATCATAAATTGTCgtaaatgaggcataattgaaggcaccttcgatgtccatgaatgcgcctaaggcgtattctttttcgaacatcgccgtTTAAATTTTTgctgtaagttcatggagtgccgtggggttccgtggatttgcctttctggtaggcgtgttgtctATACTGAAGTGCTAGTCCTTTAAGCTTGTCgggtctgtgtaggtgggtttccctggtttgggagtgAATAACATCTTCACATgatgccagttaattggaatataagcgtgtgccagGCATGTGCGATATGTATTCCGAAtctgtagacccagggcatccactccctctattactagctcaggaatgatgccatctggacctacagacttgtatctatggaacgaattgaatgcccattttactcactCAAGTGATATTAATTTGCATGCCACATTCCAGTCTCTTGGTTGAGGGCTGTAAGTACCCgtcggccccgagattagattttggatgctgcctgggaattgcacttcaagcaaatggattTGCAACTGTCACCTACTTATTGATTGAACATCAGCTCCTTTGGCGGCACAAGTGTGTTGGGTACTCTTCTCCGTATACTAGGGTTTTAGGCCCCTTCTTCAAATTGGGCGACACGCCTTTTTGTTTCTTAGGAACCTGCTGGTTCGTTTTCACGAACCCTCTTGTTTATTTGTCCACGTTTGGATGCCACCTGGGTTACCGTTGTAGGAGTAATTTTAGGGCTCTTCTTCAATTCTTTTGGCATCTTCCTGCAATGTGTTGCACGGAACCCTGATGGGTCTCACAATATGGTTGATTGCTTGGGGCACATTGTACTTGTCTTTAATAAATTCCGATAGCTCAGCAATTTTGACTTCATGCATGATGGCTCTTCCAGGTCAGAGTTCTGTTCAACAgctttttttctctttcttgtTTCCGCACATTTAGGGACGCCAACGGAGCTCCTTGGGCCCGGTTGTCTTACCTCCTTAGATATTAGTGGTGATTTCATTATACCTAAGCTAGCATAATTACGCTTGGATGTGGTTGTCAATATGAGTTGTAACGTCCATTGTTCTCCCTAGGAGCACCCTTACAAAACCAATCTTACAGATAACATGACTAacgttaaaaatattaaaagataccGAATCGTCTAATAAATTCAATCCCTGTCAACCACGGGAATTTTTCCATCTAAATTTTgcagttttgaaaaataagCCCGGATTGCTTGATAGTATCAATGGAAATTTTCGTTCATATGCACCGAAGTGCTTCAATTACGATGAATTCGCCAACAAGGATGAAGTTACTGATGCTCTCAGGAAGTTCTACCTCAATAATCAACCAGTAACAGACGGCAACATTAATAAATTTGGCGATATGTTCGCAGACGGCATGATTAGCTTCGGAGTCTACAGGTTTTTGTCCCTTGTTAGCTTATACAAGGATGTGTACTTTTACGAATTCGATTATTTCAACCGATTCAGTCATTTCTACTTACCAGATGGATTACCTTTGGGTATGGTTAATATTCTGTGATCTGAATTTTTTACGGTTGTTcactaaaatttttgaaaacgttTTAATTCAAATAAAGGTGTCGCGCACGGAGATGAACTTCAATACATGTACGTTTTCAGCAAAATTGCCCGGGAAATTTCGAAAGACGACCCCGAGAACGTAATGGTGGAAAAAATGACCAGTTGGTGGGCACAATTTGCTAAAACAGGGTACAAAACAACTCAACATCGATATGTACATATTGCTAATCATATTGTATGCCTGTTTCTTCTTCAGAAATCCCAACAATGCCAAGGACGAGCACATAAAGGATATTACTTGGTTACCAACTATGAAGAACAATTTAAAAACGTTGTATATTAACACCACCTGCCGAATGGGTTGTTTGCCAAATTTCGCCCGATATTCGCTATGGGATTCTATTTTCCCGTTGCCGAAGTGGTTCAAAATTAGTAAGTTTTGTAGGAAATATGAGGGACTGCTCCCAGATTCATACAAAATTtagttgaaataaatttttttaaattggtgTTTGTTTGTGTTTCAACATTTTACGTTTTTAAGTttaaaaaactggaaaaatggGTAAAAGGACTCCGACAAATTCCACCAACAGAAATAGAACAAATACTGgagactttttttatttttaattattttgttaGACTTCACAGTTATACTTTATATTCAACCGAcaattatttcttttcagatgttTAGTTATCGATATACAATGACATACATCATAGCTCtctgaaattcaattaaaaagtgAGAGGGTTTTAGAAGAGGCTATTTTAAATAAAAGCTAGTAAATATAAGTTTTTTGTAAGGATGTTAGTTACTGGTTTTAATCGCATACAAAGATTTTTAAGTGGAAGTGATATAAGATGGAAATAAATTACTTGCAAGATTGCATCAACTACAGTATTAAGTATGTGAATGAAGCTTGTGATCTTTTTATTAATATCACCAGCTGCTTTACCGACAACTTTAAATTGGCAACTCTGTTCACTATGACAGCCGGTTTGACAGTTCTTGGttgccttaagggggtcatctcgtgcgAAGGCCGTTTTCTTcgcttttttggaatttttttgtgaagaactggataaaggtgcaaatgtgaatttttcaccatatatttatcaaTATGTTGAGCATGCGCACAacgcaatttttccagcccgatagcattaTTGAAACACAGGCAAACTTATACACACATCTCCAAAAAAccgtgtttttctgctgccacgatagagggcgctgtgatcatcctgaagaaaaaatgtaaacggcaatTTAACGTATgaacagtccgcaaactaggattattaaaaaatattgaaagctaaatttttggtgtcttgttaaaaaaaagttttttatgtgaattttggtattttttcacggtttcttcaatgaataaaaaaaaactactgaatgaatcgcaataatcctagtttgcagacggtagaaatatgttttgaataagtcatgaaaatttaaaaaaaatttcgttgaatagattttgggctatggtggcagccggttttcaacatgcagtttcgagaaaaacagatttaaaaaatagaatgtgatttttaaccataaagccttagctgaccattaatctgctatatctagtccataaaccttaggtttctgcaagaaacacaagtaaagccttggcttaaattcttatgattttagcgaagtcattcgaacgtcattcggacagataaatacgcactttattacggcgatcgacagaAACctgacatgtgacattttacctgtttaactgTAATTTTCGaaagactccgaatatcaaaaaattactttaccatatattctacactatatctagatacaattgatgcaaaaaaaaatcgattcctcagattcgacacacgggatgacccctcaGTTCAGTTTGGTTTGGTAATTCATCATGAATAGACTCACGTAGAAGTAACGGTTGCAAATGGTTGCGAGCATAGTGCGATTCGACAAACTTCTCGAACATCACGTCCAATTTATAGTGCTGACAATCGTCCATTAGAGCGATTAATTTGACAAACTATGGATCGTTTTTGCAATACATTTAGTCTAAATGATAATAATCATTCCATAAGACGGAGTACAGTGTGAACACAACAAATACTTGGTTCGAGGAAAAAAGCGTGTAACCCaaagtttgaaaattgaagttaGGTAAATATTGAggtttcatcatcataaacggcgcagcaaccggtattcggtctatgcctgccttaataaggaactccagacatctcggttttgcgctgaggtccgccaattcgatattcctaaaagctgtctggcgtcctgacctacgccatcgctccatcttaggcagggtccgtctcgccttctttttttaccatcgatattgcccttatagactttccgggctgaatcattttcattcatacggatcaagtgacccgcccaccgtaacctatagtgccggattttatccacaaccggacggtaatggtatcgctcatagattttgtcgatatgtaggctacggaatcgtccatcctcatgtagagggccataaattcttcggaggatccttctctcgagcgcggccaagagttcgcaatttttcatgctaagaacccaagccttcgaggaatatATTAgaactggcgagatcattgtcttgtacagtaagagctttgaccctatggtgagacgtttcaagcggaacagtttttgtaagctgaaatatgctctattggctgccaaaaaccgtgcgcagattttatcgtcatagctgtaatcagttcaaccctagatagggagaaattattaacggtctcaaagttgtattctcatatctttattcttcccgtttgaccagtgcgatgttgttggttggttggttttcgatgctgacgttgccgccgtatattttgttttgcctctctcgcgtcgcctgctcgatctggatgaaggcagtttgtacgtttggggtcgttcttcccatgat of Hermetia illucens chromosome 4, iHerIll2.2.curated.20191125, whole genome shotgun sequence contains these proteins:
- the LOC119655090 gene encoding esterase FE4-like isoform X2 codes for the protein MGSVCHVIIVLVVLQVCAAAGDTRLLVNTSNGIVRGSILRTREDVDILAFHGVRYAEPPIGENRFKAPKPVKPWKGIYNATQPNVACHQPNPHPSYILSEDCLLLDIYTKDLKGLQPVIVFIHGGGFAMGAKSDVRPEYLLEQDVVLVSINYRLHALGFLSTGSKEAPGNYGFKDQVLALKWVRDNIQAFGGDPNLVTLNGHSAGSFSVSLHLVSPMSKGLFHRAILMSGSSMSHQKSVTRENSKQILELTQCDNNNVTLAIECLRKLPVEEISKNAIIPNDCIGMKLWDYDIEPAESNDSFLIEDPTISLLTGHLMDIPILAGISADEFSYLAYVLKNKPGLLDSINGNFRSYAPKCFNYDEFANKDEVTDALRKFYLNNQPVTDGNINKFGDMFADGMISFGVYRFLSLVSLYKDVYFYEFDYFNRFSHFYLPDGLPLGVAHGDELQYMYVFSKIAREISKDDPENVMVEKMTSWWAQFAKTGNPNNAKDEHIKDITWLPTMKNNLKTLYINTTCRMGCLPNFARYSLWDSIFPLPKWFKINV
- the LOC119655090 gene encoding esterase FE4-like isoform X1, with amino-acid sequence MGSVCHVIIVLVVLQVCAAAGDTRLLVNTSNGIVRGSILRTREDVDILAFHGVRYAEPPIGENRFKAPKPVKPWKGIYNATQPNVACHQPNPHPSYILSEDCLLLDIYTKDLKGLQPVIVFIHGGGFAMGAKSDVRPEYLLEQDVVLVSINYRLHALGFLSTGSKEAPGNYGFKDQVLALKWVRDNIQAFGGDPNLVTLNGHSAGSFSVSLHLVSPMSKGLFHRAILMSGSSMSHQKSVTRENSKQILELTQCDNNNVTLAIECLRKLPVEEISKNAIIPNDCIGMKLWDYDIEPAESNDSFLIEDPTISLLTGHLMDIPILAGISADEFSYLAYVLKNKPGLLDSINGNFRSYAPKCFNYDEFANKDEVTDALRKFYLNNQPVTDGNINKFGDMFADGMISFGVYRFLSLVSLYKDVYFYEFDYFNRFSHFYLPDGLPLGVAHGDELQYMYVFSKIAREISKDDPENVMVEKMTSWWAQFAKTGNPNNAKDEHIKDITWLPTMKNNLKTLYINTTCRMGCLPNFARYSLWDSIFPLPKWFKISKFCRKYEGLLPDSYKI